The following coding sequences lie in one Cryptococcus neoformans var. neoformans B-3501A chromosome 2, whole genome shotgun sequence genomic window:
- a CDS encoding hypothetical protein (Match to ESTs gb|CF194092.1|CF194092, gb|CF188484.1|CF188484, gb|CF188483.1|CF188483), which yields MQNNAPSSFQGYPFPPQQSDLYTFAPVSQQQQQLYYAAQPATDQHASADSSESAGPSQKKTPAGARKHGVKEEPEEYGKADEPRKKRTKRSAGKACVYCRRSHMVCEGGRPCERCIKREIPHLCRDCTPPPQNQQSPHKQEPQQQQQTQQQQSLNQSQVLPSSAQPMPVYTDSNFVPSWPLLPDAGAAQIPFSDAPSEQIQNPGDAGIMGPPPLGSSREDGELAALSKFMKDLGVPNLPNDFLSFMNQLDKPDASNSLSIAGSSDANLFSSSGAPYGVGLNKGKGKLNQMSRIDKYLMAAADQPNGTRASRLAQVIKAKYDAGLLKPYDYAKGYERMNKWMESGRAAPRMDSRAGSEIPDESPQRSSAAMRNGRLSVAPLAPNTPAFGKSISPESRRRILAALAGFRPKFRQIAKTLTNVDLVFVEEAMERWMLEYDRAFASIHTPSCIWRRTGEIQKANQEFSNLTGIPAYMFRDGQLCVYELMDEDSAVRYWEGYAKIAFDPSQRAMSIFCTLHIPLSLTRHPPRHLTNANSNHISKSATSGPPQAPYTPDLALPHQNMLFNDGASSDAGTAIGEEYREMKCAFSVTIRRDAWGVPVAIMGQWIPIQ from the exons ATGCAGAACAACGCCCCCAGCAGCTTCCAGGGGTACCCCTTCCCCCCGCAGCAGTCAGACCTGTACACATTCGCCCCGGTcagccagcagcagcagcagctctACTACGCAGCACAGCCAGCCACCGACCAGCACGCCTCCGCAGACTCCTCCGAGAGCGCAGGGCCGTcgcagaagaagacgcCCGCCGGGGCCAGGAAGCACGGCGTGAAGGAGGAGCCAGAGGAGTACGGCAAGGCGGATGAGCCACGGAAGAAGCGCACGAAGAGGTCGGCCGGGAAGGCGTGCGTGTACTGCAGGCGAAG CCATATGGTGTGCGAAGGCGGCAGGCCGTGTGAGCGATG TATCAAGCGAGAAATCCCCCATCTCTGCCGTGACTGCACCCCGCCTCCCCAGAACCAGCAGTCTCCCCATAAGCAAGAGCCTCAG caacaacaacagactcagcagcaacagtCTCTTAATCAGTCTCAAGTCTTGCCATCCTCAGCCCAGCCGATGCCAGTGTATACCGACTCCAACTTTGTCCCTAGCTGGCCATTACTTCCCGATGCTGGCGCAGCTCAAATCCCGTTCAGCGATGCTCCTTCGGAACAGATTCAAAACCCAGGGGATGCGGGTATCATGGGTCCGCCGCCATTGGGATCGTCTAGAGAGGACGGGGAGCTGGCTGCTTTGAG CAAATTCATGAAAGACTTGGGCGTTCCTAATCTCCCCAATGatttcctctccttcatgAACCAGCTGGACAAGCCAGACGCTAGCAACAGTCTATCCATTGCAGGTTCTTCCGACGCGAatctcttttcttcgtcTGGGGCGCCATACGGTGTTGGGCTAaacaagggcaaaggcaaACTCAACCAAATGTCCAGAAT CGACAAATACCTCATGGCGGCTGCTGATCAGCCAAACGGTACCCGTGCCTCTCGTCTTGCACAAGTCATCAAGGCCAAGTACGATGCCGGTCTTCTCAAGCCTTACGACTATGCCAAGGGATACGAACGTATGAACAAGTGGATGGAGTCTGGACGGGCGGCACCCAGGATGGACAGTCGTGCCGGGTCCGAGATACCGGACGAAAGCCCGCAGAGGTCATCGGCCGCAATGAGGAACGGTAGATTGTCTGTTGCTC CTTTGGCGCCCAATACACCTGCATTCGGGAAGAGCATCTCACCTGAATCTCGCCGACGAATCCTTGCTGCTCTTGCTGGCTTCAGACCAAAGTTTAGGCAAATCGCAAAGACATTGACCAATGTCGACTTGGTATTTGTAGAAGAAGCTATGGAGCGATGGATGCTCGAGTATGACAGGGCTTTTGCTT CTATCCATACCCCTTCATGTATCTGGCGACGAACGGGAGAAATCCAAAAAGCCAACCAAGAGTTTTCCAACCTGACCGGTATTCCCGCATACATGTTCCGTGATGGCCAACTTTGTGTTTACGAACTCATGGATGAAGACAGTGCGGTAAGATATTGGGAAGGATACGCGAAAATCGCGTTCGACCCTA GCCAAAGAGCAATGTCTATATTCTGTACTCTCCAcattcccctttcccttaCTCGCCACCCACCGCGTCACCTCACCAACGCCAATTCCAACCACATTTCCAAATCAGCCACTTCCGGGCCCCCACAAGCACCCTACACGCCCGACCTTGCGTTGCCCCACCAAAACATGCTGTTCAACGACGGTGCAAGCTCGGATGCGGGCACAGCCATCGGGGAAGAGTATAGGGAGATGAAATGTGCGTTTAGCGTGACGATCAGGAGAGATGCATGGGGTGTACCGGTCGCGATTATGGGACAGTGGATT CCCATCCAATAG
- a CDS encoding hypothetical protein (HMMPfam hit to CorA, CorA-like Mg2+ transporter protein, score: 95.9, E(): 9.9e-26), whose translation MSSVCRISNCLSPRALSTAIRPKVTFRATPPSCRRRTFLSRRRTSFWAPSYPESKPLASTLQVPFTPPPPTDNGDDHLSEETRPEVIVAEPRDKKNRYLNSLMEKAGELSLKCSILDAEGNWGAEGQKYTKLELCREYDLDPRDLRKLDSLSPSLVPVILTRKTCILISMLHFRALIKPDSVIVFDSSHAHKDVTRRFKYHLERNIKAGLGIKVGGADEEKCDEIVLSYEHRALESILVVTANALEEEMAFSRHIVQQLLADLEDHIDRENLKKLLHYSKKIAAFQSRARYVKSAIDELLDSDEDLSAMYLTSRAQGRPRALHDHEQLELLLESFVKQVEEIVSEVDTTVVNMQSTQEIAELMLDSGRNALLALDIKISIATLGIGSGALLAGLFGMNLTTQLEETPYAFAVISSTAFLVTVLITAYGLRTLRRVRRVALSGRNPAVLSSVLGSASWDSSVAQFSQGFDPALVDMRTEMAKRAIWERLWWGSKRKEVEEGEKWRKAYTYASAKKEQEKRKWARLPGGQTR comes from the exons ATGTCTTCGGTGTGTCGCATATCGAATTGTCTGTCTCCCAGAGCTTTATCCACTGCGATTCGCCCAAAGGTCACTTTTAGAGCGACTCCACCATCTTGCCGCCGTCGGACATTCCTCTCTCGCCGTCGGACATCTTTCTGGGCACCTTCATACCCAGAAAGCAAGCCCCTTGCGAGCACTTTACAGGTACCATTcactccaccacctcccaCCGACAATGGTGACGATCATTTATCTGAGGAGACTAGGCCAGAAGTAATAGTGGCGGAACCTAGAGACAAAAAAAATCGATATCTGAATAGCTTGATGGAAAAAGCGGGGGAACTGAGCTTGAAATGCTCTATATTAGACGCGGAGGGTAACTGGGGAGCGGAAGGGCAAAAGTACACAAAGTTAGAGCTATGTCGCGAATATGACCTGGAT CCCCGAGATCTTCGTAAACTAGATTCCCTGTCTCCCAGTCTTGTCCCTGTAATTCTCACACGTAAAACTTGTATTCTTATATCAATGCTTCATTTTAGGGCCCTCATCAAGCCTGACAGTGTGATTGTATTCGATTCATCACACGCACACAAAGATGTCACAAGAAGGTTCAAATATCACTTGGAGAGGAATATTAAAGCCGGACTGGGGATAAAAGTTGGCGGAGCGGATGAGGAAAAGTGTGATGAAATTGTACTGAGCTATGAGCATAG GGCGCTGGAATCAATATTGGTGGTAACCGCGAATGCATtagaggaggaaatggcTTTCAGCAGGCATATCGTCCAGCAACTATTGGCTGATCTTGAAGACCACATCGATCGGGAAAACTTGAAAAAACTTTTGCATTACTCCAAGAAGATTGCGGCTTTCCAAAGCCGAGCGCGTTATGTCAAGAGCGCGATCGATGAATTGCTTGATTCTG ATGAGGATCTTTCCGCAATGTATCTTACATCGAGGGCGCAGGGACGGCCACGTGCGTTGCACGACCATGAACAGCTTGAGCTTTTACTCGAGAGCTTCGTGAAGCAAGTGGAAGAGATCGTCAGTGAGGTTGATACTACTGTC GTTAATATGCAATCGACGCAAGAAATTGCCGAGTTGATGCTCGATTCTGGTCGGAACGCTCTCCTTGCGCTCGACATCAAAATCTCAATAGCAACACTAGGTATCGGTTCCGGAGCTCTCCTCGCAGGTTTATTCGGTATGAAC TTAACAACACAGCTCGAAGAAACGCCTTATGCTTTCGCCGTCATCTCATCCACCGCGTTCTTGGTCACCGTCCTGATCACAGCTTACGGTCTCCGTACCCTCCGTCGCGTTCGACGCGTTGCCCTCTCGGGCCGTAATCCTGCGGTCCTCTCCTCTGTCCTCGGTTCTGCCTCGTGGGACTCGAGCGTGGCCCAGTTTTCACAAGGTTTCGACCCGGCATTGGTCGATATGCGCACGGAAATGGCGAAGCGCGCGATATGGGAGAGATTGTGGTGGGGCAGtaagaggaaagaggtggaggaaggagaaaagtggaggaaagCGTACACGTATGCGAGTGCGAAGAaagagcaggagaagaggaaatgggCAAGACTACCTGGTGGGCAAACGAGATAA
- a CDS encoding hypothetical protein (Match to EST gb|CF192543.1|CF192543; HMMPfam hit to F_actin_cap_B, F-actin capping protein, beta subunit, score: 426.0, E(): 4.1e-125), whose product MADPDQTFDALLDLLRRLPPTRVEENVNALCDLAPEYADDLLGNVDQPLKVLVDEEKAREFLGCDYNRDGDSFRSPWTNNYLPEPVPGPTPSPRLRELEIQLNAAFDTYREMYFEGGVSSVYLWDLDDEPQGKEMNFAGVVLVKKTLQSQSGVPTAPAGSWDSLHVFECHERGRSAKYKLTSTVMLVLETATLAKAENKGLEDSDGKGGVTLSGSMTRQAEIDYPLTTPQGHISNIGRIVEDMEIKMRNLLSAVYFGKTKDVINDLRSQSGLEAKSKEDLLRAELAGKLGGRK is encoded by the exons ATGGCAGACCCAGACC AGACATTTGACGCTCTCCTTGACCTCCTCCGACGTTTGCCTCCTACACGCGTGGAAGAGAACGTCAATGCGCTTTGTGACCTCGCTCCTGAATACGCCGATGATTTGCTTGGTAATGTCGATCAGCCTTTAAAGGTCCTtgtagatgaagaaaaggcgagAGAGTTTTTGGGTTGCGATTATAACCGTGATGGTGATTCGTTCCG ATCGCCATGGACAAACAACTACCTCCCCGAGCCAGTCCCCGGACCCACTCCATCTCCACGACTGCGGGAGCTCGAGATCCAATTGAACGCGGCATTTGACACTTATCGCGAGATGTACTTTGAAGGCGGTGTATCCAGTGTTTACTTGTGGGatcttgatgatgagccccaaggaaaggaaatgaATTTTGCCGGTGTTGTTCTCGTCAAGAAAA CTCTTCAATCCCAATCAGGCGTCCCCACTGCGCCTGCCGGGTCCTGGGACTCTCTCCACGTATTTGAATGCCATGAACGCGGCCGTTCGGCCAAATACAAGCTGACGAGTACTGTGATGCTCGTCCTCGAAACTGCTACCCTTGCCAAGGCTGAGAATAAGGGGCTTGAAGATAGCGACGGCAAAGGAGGAGTAACTTTGAGCGGCAGCATGACAAGACAG GCTGAGATTGATTATCCCTTAACGACTCCTCAAGGTCACATTAGCAATATTGGTCGGATAGTTGAAGACATGGAAATTAAGATGCGCAACCTTCTTTCCGCTGTCTACTTTGGCAAGACAAAAGATGTTATCAACGACCTCAGGAGTCAAAGTGGCTTGGAAGCCAAATCGAAGGAAGATCTCTTGAGGGCCGAATTGGCTGGAAAGTTGGGTGGGAGGAAATGA
- a CDS encoding hypothetical protein (HMMPfam hit to HSP70, Hsp70 protein, score: -22.0, E(): 3.4e-16) has protein sequence MRPQHLLPLLLLLLAPAIHAAVLAIDYGAEFTKLSLIKPGVPFDVVLDKDSKRKIASVVGWKRDERVFGAEAKLAATRFPDTHYPFIKPLLGTTTPNTFPVYPVNPHVTNDTLYFPHPSPPSYISPELVSPEDAWTPTALLAQQLSYFRHLAELVQPAGSNKESINSVVVTVPAWWDQAQRRAYRDALELQGMNCLAMISEGTGVALNYAMTRSFPNYDPVTGQGEKEYHIVYDSGAMTTTATVLAFYQTSEYATPKSKTAINTTHIEVLGTGWEHVGGVMLDTVIQDILLTGFVSKTGREEVRQDKKALAKVAKEATRVKQILSANQEANVAIESLFDDVDFRSTISRADLEKIVGAVDQLYGSPVISALEAAGLQLGDINSVILFGGNTRVPLVQASLKSVLGGAEDKIAQNVNTDEAAVLGAAYYGAALSKQFRIKNIDIKERSVSEIALKNGNAIFPEGSVLGERKAITLPAKGDVTLEFTERISHPDSAHASSSEPQSILSVEVHDVEKALADFTAPEPVINITMRLDPKGHVSAANAVLVSNVTDSKDGGVAGALKGLFGSKEEEAKETEEDEEQKDAKGKSLKVALKFREKHLGLKPLSGEEKRTTNARLISISAFEAAKASREEARNSLESYLYALQNSLNIDDGPTALTDFSTPAEQQALKKLLGETFEWLGENDEVAEESNLRRKLAELEGLERPVVFRYNEYRARDKAVADFQQAMHLARAFFIDAQTNYTKAMEAAATATPEDPVAPPKHTEEELKGVEALLKEYTQFIDEKMKVQVTLDGDKTKDPVITVRELQEKGRRLQATVLTLQKKKAPRKPRPTTSSSSATSSTTLASPTDDGPSPDVTESPSDVSSTTLASPTDHGPSSETSAAPTEGSDALRHEEL, from the exons ATGCGTCCACAGCATCTCCTcccgctcctcctcctcctcctcgcgcCTGCCATACATGCAGCGGTGCTCGCCATCGACTACGGCGCAGAGTTTACAAAACTCTCCCTCATCAAGCCCGGCGTGCCCTTCGATGTCGTTTTAGACAAGGACAGTAAACGAAAAATCGCGAGCGTAGTAGGATGGAAACGAGACGAACGAGTATTCGGCGCCGAAGCAAAATTGGCT GCCACGAGGTTCCCCGACACCCACTACCCTTTTATAAAACCTCTTCTTGGCACCACTACTCCCAACACCTTTCCAGTATACCCCGTCAACCCTCATGTTACCAATGACACATTATACTTCCCTCACCCCTCGCCTCCCTCCTACATCTCTCCCGAGCTTGTTTCTCCTGAAGACGCTTGGACGCCTACTGCCCTCTTGGCACAGCAGCTCTCATATTTCCGCCACCTCGCAGAGTTGGTTCAGCCTGCTGGATCAAACAAAGAGAGCATAAACTCTGTTGTTGTCACCGTTCCTGCGTGGTGGGATCAGGCTCAGCGCCGTGCGTATCGAGATGCGTTGGAACTTCAGGGTATGAATTGCTTGGCGATGATCTCAGAGGGTACCGGTGTTGCACTCAATTATGCCATGACAAGATCTTTCCCCAACTACGACCCCGTGACTGGACAAGGGGAAAAAGAGTATCACATTGTTTATGACTCTGGAGCTATGACCACCACCGCTACTGTCTTGGCATTCTACCAAACTAGCGAATACGCGACGCCGAAGTCAAAGACAGCGATCAACACAACTCACATTGAAGTGCTTGGAACTGGATGGGAGCACGTTGGTGGAGTGATGCTGGACACTGTTATCCAGGATATTCTCCTCACTGGCTTTGTCAGTAAGACTGGGCGGGAGGAGGTCAGACAGGACAAGAAAGCCTTGGCCAAGGTCGCAAAAGAAGCTACCAGAGTCAAGCAGATTTTGAGTGCCAACCAGGAAGCCAATGTAGCT ATCGAGTCTCTCTTCGATGACGTCGACTTCCGCTCAACTATCTCTCGTGCCGACCTCGAAAAAATTGTGGGAGCTGTCGACCAGTTGTACGGCAGCCCTGTCATTTCTGCTCTCGAGGCGGCGGGTTTACAACTTGGAGATATCAACTCTGTCATACTCTTTGGTGGTAATACCCGAGTTCCTCTTGTACAGGCCTCCCTCAAATCTGTTCTTGGCGGTGCTGAGGACAAGATTGCGCAGAATGTTAACACCGACGAAGCCGCCGTGCTTGGTGCCGCGTACTATGGAGCTGCGTTGAGCAAGCAGTTCAGGATCAAAAACATCGATATCAAGGAAAGGAGTGTCAGCGAGATTGCCCTCAAAAATGGCAACGCAATCTTCCCCGAGGGCAGCGTTCTAGGCGAGCGAAAGGCGATCACGCTTCCTGCCAAGGGAGATGTGACTCTTGAGTTCACTGAGCGCATTTCTCATCCCGACAGTGCCCACGCATCCTCTAGCGAGCCCCAGTCTATTCTCTCCGTTGAAGTTCACGACGTCGAAAAAGCCCTTGCAGATTTCACTGCCCCTGAGCCtgtcatcaacatcactATGCGTCTCGATCCCAAGGGTCATGTATCGGCTGCCAACGCTGTCCTTGTCTCTAATGTTACCGATTCAAAAGACGGTGGCGTCGCTGGCGCTCTCAAGGGCCTTTTTGGTagcaaggaggaagaagcgaaggaaactgaagaagacgaggagcAGAAGGACGCTAAAGGCAAATCTCTCAAAGTAGCCCTCAAGTTTCGCGAGAAGCACCTCGGCCTGAAGCCTTTGTCTGGCGAAGAGAAGCGTACCACCAACGCCCGTCTTatttccatctctgccTTTGAGGCCGCCAAGGCGTCCCGCGAAGAGGCTCGCAACTCACTCGAGTCGTACCTCTACGCCCTTCAAAACTCCCTCAATATCGACGATGGACCTACCGCCCTTACCGACTTTTCTACTCCTGCCGAGCAACAGGCTTTGAAAAAGCTTCTGGGCGAGACATTTGAGTGGTTAGGCGAGAATGATGAAGTCGCAGAGGAGTCCAACTTGAGGAGAAAGTTGGCTGAACTTGAGGGGTTGGAGAGGCCCGTCGTTTTCAGGTACAACGAGTACCGCGCGAGGGATAAGGCCGTCGCCGACTTCCAGCAGGCCATGCATCTTGCTCgtgccttcttcattgacGCTCAAACTAACTACACGAAGGCTATGGAAGCTGCTGCCACCGCTACTCCCGAGGACCCAGTGGCGCCTCCCAAGCatacagaagaagagttgaagGGTGTCGAAGCGCTCTTAAAAGAGTACACTCAGTTCATCGatgaaaagatgaaggtgcaAGTAACTCTGGACGGAGACAAGACTAAGGACCCGGTCATCACAGTCAGAGAACtgcaggagaagggaaggcgACTCCAAGCTACT GTCTTGACTCtccagaagaaaaaggccCCTCGTAAGCCTCGACCGaccacctcttcatcctctgcaaCGAGCTCTACTACTCTCGCCTCCCCCACCGACGACGGTCCTTCCCCTGACGTTACCGAGTCCCCATCTGACGTCTCTTCAACAACCCTGGCTTCACCGACTGATCACGGGCCATCATCAGAGACGTCGGCCGCACCTACTGAAGGTTCTGATGCACTTAGACATGAGGAGCTGTAG
- a CDS encoding hypothetical protein (HMMPfam hit to PAPS_reduct, Phosphoadenosine phosphosulfate reductase family, score: 223.8, E(): 3.1e-64) has translation MSSEDILTPQYTPEEIERFNAELDGKTPQEILTWAVDNVDGLYQTTAFGLTGTAAVDMISKISLDREETHLVPLIFLDTLHHFPETLALAQTMADTYLAPLHIYTPPGVSTAEEFAVKYGEKLWETDEGAYDYLVKVEPAARAYKELGVRAVITGRRRSQGADRADLKVLEVDERGLLKINPLIGWSFKEVKEYIDKEGVPYNPLLDKGYRSIGDVHSTAPPDPNAASDAAERSGRWQGKAKTECGLHSNYFEMKKKFEEKAAAAGEASKQS, from the exons ATGTCCAGTGAAGACATCCTCACTCCCCAGTACACCCCTGAAGAAATCGAGCGATTTAACGCCGAACTCGACGGCAAGACTCCTCAGGAGATCTTGACCTGGGCTGTCGACAACGTCGATGGCTTGTACCAGACTACTGCTTTCGGGCT GACTGGTACCGCCGCTGTAGATATGATTTCCAAGATTTCTTTGGACCGCGAAGAAACTCACCTTGTTCCCCTT ATCTTCCTTGACACCCTTCACCACTTCCCTGAAACTCTTGCTCTCGCTCAAACCATGGCCGACACCTACCTCGCTCCGTTACACATTTACACTCCCCCCGGCGTTTCTACTGCTGAAGAATTCGCCGTCAAGTATGGCGAGAAGCTCTGGGAGACTGATGAAGGCGCCTACGATTATCTGGTGAAGGTTGAACCTGCAGCCAGGGCTTACAAGGAGCTGGGCGTCCGGGCGGTCATCACTGGTAGGCGAAGAAGCCAAGGCGCCGATCGAGCAGACTTGAAGGTGCTCGAAGTCGATGAGAGGGGATTGCTCAAGATCAACCCTTTGATCGGATGGAGCTTTAAAGAGGTCAAGGAATACATTGACAAGGA aGGAGTTCCTTACAACCCACTTCTCGACAAGGGCTACCGATCTATCGGTGACGTCCACTCCACCGCCCCCCCTGACCCCAACGCCGCCAGTGATGCTGCTGAACGAAGTGGTCGATGGCAAGGTAAGGCCAAGACCGAATGTGGTTTACACAGCAACTATTttgagatgaagaagaagtttgAAGAGAAAGCGGCCGCTGCGGGCGAAGCTTCCAAGCAGTCATAA